The following are from one region of the Oncorhynchus masou masou isolate Uvic2021 chromosome 24, UVic_Omas_1.1, whole genome shotgun sequence genome:
- the LOC135513386 gene encoding foot protein 1 variant 2-like, whose translation MPPRPRGCLRGPDDASAAQTMPPRPRRCLRGPEDASAAQRMPPRPRGCLRGPEDASAAQRMPPRPRGCLRGPDDASAAQTMPPRPRRCLRGPEDASAAQRMPPRPRRCLRGPDDASAAQRMPPRPRRCLRGPDDAYAAQTMPPRPRGCLRGPDDASAAQTMPPRPIRCLRGPDDASAAQTMPPRPRGCLRGPEDAYAAQTMPPRPRRCLRGPYDASAAQTMPPRPIRCLRGPDDASAAQTMPPRPRGCLRGPEDAYAAQTMPPRPRGCLRGPDDASAAQTPADTSSHIQGR comes from the coding sequence ATGCCTCCGCGGCCCAGAGGATGCCTCCGCGGCCCAGACGATGCCTCCGCGGCCCAGACGATGCCTCCGCGGCCCAGACGATGCCTCCGCGGCCCAGAGGATGCCTCCGCGGCCCAGAGGATGCCTCCGCGGCCCAGAGGATGCCTCCGCGGCCCAGAGGATGCCTCCGCGGCCCAGAGGATGCCTCCGCGGCCCAGAGGATGCCTCCGCGGCCCAGACGATGCCTCCGCGGCCCAGACGATGCCTCCGCGGCCCAGACGATGCCTCCGCGGCCCAGAGGATGCCTCCGCGGCCCAGAGGATGCCTCCGCGGCCCAGACGATGCCTCCGCGGCCCAGACGATGCCTCCGCGGCCCAGAGGATGCCTCCGCGGCCCAGACGATGCCTCCGCGGCCCAGACGATGCCTACGCGGCCCAGACGATGCCTCCGCGGCCCAGAGGATGCCTCCGCGGCCCAGACGATGCCTCCGCGGCCCAGACGATGCCTCCGCGGCCCATACGATGCCTCCGCGGCCCAGACGATGCCTCCGCGGCCCAGACGATGCCTCCGCGGCCCAGAGGATGCCTCCGCGGCCCAGAGGATGCCTACGCGGCCCAGACGATGCCTCCGCGGCCCAGACGATGCCTCCGCGGCCCATACGATGCCTCCGCGGCCCAGACGATGCCTCCGCGGCCCATACGATGCCTCCGCGGCCCAGACGATGCCTCCGCGGCCCAGACGATGCCTCCGCGGCCCAGAGGATGCCTCCGTGGCCCAGAGGATGCCTACGCGGCCCAGACGATGCCTCCGCGGCCCAGAGGATGCCTACGCGGCCCAGACGATGCCTCCGCGGCCCAGACACCAGCAGACACCAGCAGCCACATCCAGGGGAGATGA